The genomic segment CCTTTTCTGATGTCTTCAGGGTGTATCTCTGCAAGTGTGTCATTTGCCTCAATCCTTCTAAGGAGCAGAATTTTAAGTGTTTGCTTGTGCCAACAAAAAATGCTGTACAGTATTTCAAGTGAGCTAATTCCCTGATAAGGTCTGTAATCCATTTGTGCATTGCTTGTTTTTTACCACCCCCTCCTAGTAAGAgcacaaaaaaagtaaaagtaaaatgtattctctttgtctttttgactttttaatttgttttgttttgttttgttttttaagagtcaAAAGCAACCAATGCTACTGTGGATCCCCGGTCATTTTTTCTCAAGAAGATTGAAACATTTGAACCATTCCCACTGCATGATGATGAGGAGAAAAACAGGAGCAGGTTCCCTGAGGACAGACTAAGCCCCATCAATATAAGTCATCCTCTTCAAAAACTGCACCCTGTGTTTATCTCAGAAGATGCCTCAGGGTATCTTACCAGCACCTGGATGACACTTTTTATCCCCTCTGTCTACACTGGCGTGTTTGTCATAAGCCTTCCTCTGAATATCATGGCCATTGTTGTGTTTATCTTGAAGATGAAGGTCAAGAAGCCCGCTGTGGTGTACATGCTGCATCTGGCCACGGCGGACGTGCTCTTCGTGTCAGTGCTCCCGTTCAAGATCAGCTATTACTTTTCTGGCAGCGATTGGAGATTTGGTTCCGAAATGTGTCGCTTTGTCACCGCAGCCTTTTACTGTAACATGTACGCCTCCATCATGCTCATGACAGTCATAAGCATTGACCGGTTTTTGGCCGTGGTGTACCCCATCCAGTCCCTCTCCTGGCGTACCCTGGGGAGGGCTTCCTTCACTTGTCTGGCCATCTGGGCTCTGGCCATTGCGGGGGTGGTGCCTCTCCTTCTCAAGGAACAAACCGCCCAGGTGCCGGGGCTCAACGTCACCACCTGCCATGACGTGCTCAGTGTAACCCTCCTCAAAAGCTACTATGCCTATTACTTCTTAGCCTTCTCTGCTGTCTTCTTCTTTGTGCCCCTGATCGTTTCCACCGTCTGTTACGTGTCTATCATTCGATGCCTTAGCTCCTCCGCGGTCGCCAACCGGAGCAAGAAGTCCCGGGCTTTGTTCCTTTCGCTTGCTGTTTTCTGCATCTTCCTCCTCTGCTTTGGACCCACAAACGTCCTCCTGATTCTGCATTACTCCTTCGTTTCTCAGGAGTCCACCACAGAGGCTGCCTACTTTGCCTacctcctctgtgtctgtgtcagcAGCATCAGCTGTTGCATTGACCCCTTGATTTACTATTATGCCTCTTCCGAGTGCCAGAGGTACCTCTGCAGCATCTTATGCTGCAGAGAAAGTTCTGATCCCAGCAGCTACAACAGCAGCGGTCAGCTGATGGCCAGCAAAATGGATACCTGCTCGAGTCACCTGAATAACAGCATATACAAAAAGCTCTTAACTTAGGGAAAGGGGCTGCTGATGAGTTAAAAAGAAGAGCTTAAAAAAGCGAATAGCCTGAGGGTTCTATTAGTCCCCACCAAAAAAGTATTTACGATCAAAAATGACAAATCTATGATTTGCATGCCTCTTTCTTATGAGAGCCATTGATCATATCTATTTGTTAGTTATAGGAAAAGATAACAAACATAGAAAACAGTATCATTCCAAGAGTGTATCTCCAGTGCTACAATAATAACTGAATATCATATTCTGATACACATAGGTGACTTactatatatgtgcatgtgtgcatgtataggTGTGTATACACGCACTTGTATCATTTGCAGAATGGCACTTTGGAACACTCCCTTTTTTCCACCAGAGATTAAGGAAAGAAACATTCCGATTGTGGAGTTTAACCCTGAACATCTGAAGATGTTCGCCAATAGGGAGGGAATCTGTTGTTTGGACTTACACAGCTTTTGCAAATAAGTGTATTTTGAAATTGTTCAACAACAATGTTTAAGTTATTAAGGGATAAGACTTAGTACTATCTGTGTGTAGAAAAAGTTCTACTCTTTCTCATTGTAAACGTATCAAGGTTTGAATTctttaaattatggaaacagaTGACAGGGGTAGCATTTCTGATGTTTTACACTCTGTGTCTATAAACTGAGAATGAGCATAGGTCCCACAGATGACCTTCGGTTGGCTTTCAAAGTAACTTGCCCTGAGATGGGGGACTCCAAGCAATACATAAAAGCAGGGCCGTTTCAGACAAAGACTGGCCAGAAAAGCCTCCAGCTGAGCCTCCCAGAGGTCAGCACTGGAACCACAAAGGTTGCTCTGTCCTCCTGAGGTTCCCTCAAGGGGTGGCTGTGAATCTTGTTTATTAGAAATTGGCAAAGTAATCTTGGAAGCAGCTTTGGTCAAGACTTCAGATGACCACTGCCACAAGTGGACTACAACCTCATGAGAGCCAGGACTAAGATATGCCCAGATTCCTGACCTACGGAAACAGTGTGAGGTAAAAGATGTTCATTGTTTTAAGTCAGAGGAGTTGGCACACTGTCAATGGAAGGCCAAATCCAttctgctgcctgtttttgtatataaagttttttttagaacacacacacacacacacacacacacaaagaaattgGCAAAGTAGGTCATGCTGTCCCAGGAGATAATATAAAAGacctctctgcccattttaagaacagagaaagaaggcCCA from the Mustela nigripes isolate SB6536 chromosome 12, MUSNIG.SB6536, whole genome shotgun sequence genome contains:
- the F2R gene encoding proteinase-activated receptor 1 — protein: MGPRRLLLVAAGLSLCGPLLSARTRGRKPESKATNATVDPRSFFLKKIETFEPFPLHDDEEKNRSRFPEDRLSPINISHPLQKLHPVFISEDASGYLTSTWMTLFIPSVYTGVFVISLPLNIMAIVVFILKMKVKKPAVVYMLHLATADVLFVSVLPFKISYYFSGSDWRFGSEMCRFVTAAFYCNMYASIMLMTVISIDRFLAVVYPIQSLSWRTLGRASFTCLAIWALAIAGVVPLLLKEQTAQVPGLNVTTCHDVLSVTLLKSYYAYYFLAFSAVFFFVPLIVSTVCYVSIIRCLSSSAVANRSKKSRALFLSLAVFCIFLLCFGPTNVLLILHYSFVSQESTTEAAYFAYLLCVCVSSISCCIDPLIYYYASSECQRYLCSILCCRESSDPSSYNSSGQLMASKMDTCSSHLNNSIYKKLLT